Proteins encoded in a region of the Pseudomonas putida genome:
- a CDS encoding DUF2242 domain-containing protein, whose product MTRSSVFGALGLALVLAGVTGCSSKKAAVYEHENFDDSGTFSRSFPVSDAGSCEAARRALLSQGYIITSSGANQVVGNKSFQQNSENHLQISFNVTCAPDVSDEQRSTMFANALQDRYALKKSNTSASLGVGVLGSVSMPIGSSDDSMVKVASETVTAAQFYDRYFALVESYLPKPKKVEKAKVDAPVPKVEKPAVDLGLPEQAAANPVAPAPAQEAAPAPAAVSPASEAVAAPVVDDSQGSQPVAPPVEAAPIQVQQDAQPAEAVPPSL is encoded by the coding sequence ATGACCAGATCTTCCGTCTTTGGTGCGCTCGGGCTGGCCCTGGTGCTGGCGGGCGTGACCGGTTGTTCCTCGAAAAAAGCGGCCGTCTATGAGCACGAAAACTTCGATGACTCAGGTACGTTCTCGCGCAGCTTTCCGGTGAGCGATGCTGGCTCTTGCGAGGCGGCCAGGCGTGCCTTGCTCAGCCAGGGGTACATCATTACCAGCAGCGGTGCCAACCAGGTGGTGGGCAACAAGAGCTTCCAGCAGAACAGCGAGAACCACCTGCAGATCAGCTTCAACGTCACCTGCGCGCCGGATGTGAGCGACGAACAGCGCTCGACCATGTTCGCCAACGCCCTGCAGGACCGTTATGCACTGAAAAAGTCCAATACCTCCGCCAGCCTGGGTGTGGGCGTGCTGGGGTCGGTGTCGATGCCGATCGGCTCCAGTGACGACTCGATGGTCAAGGTAGCCAGCGAGACCGTGACTGCGGCGCAGTTCTATGACCGCTATTTCGCCTTGGTGGAGAGCTATTTGCCCAAACCGAAGAAGGTCGAAAAGGCCAAGGTCGACGCACCAGTGCCGAAGGTTGAAAAGCCGGCGGTTGACCTGGGGTTGCCCGAGCAGGCTGCGGCGAACCCAGTGGCGCCTGCCCCTGCCCAGGAAGCTGCACCCGCGCCTGCGGCTGTTTCCCCGGCAAGTGAGGCAGTCGCGGCACCGGTGGTGGATGACAGTCAGGGTTCGCAGCCGGTCGCACCGCCCGTGGAGGCTGCGCCGATTCAGGTGCAGCAGGATGCACAGCCTGCCGAGGCTGTGCCGCCTTCCCTTTGA
- a CDS encoding helix-turn-helix domain-containing protein, with product MELKKAFGKVFRWFRKERAISQDDLSEVSGRTYISSLERGMYSPTIEKLDALAPMLHIHPVTLLVCTYAEREGVSTELLLKRVQEEINLSEAPWKSSN from the coding sequence ATGGAACTGAAAAAAGCTTTCGGAAAGGTGTTTCGCTGGTTCCGGAAAGAGCGCGCGATCAGCCAGGATGATTTATCCGAGGTTTCCGGCCGAACCTATATCAGCTCACTCGAACGTGGCATGTATTCTCCGACGATTGAAAAGCTCGACGCCTTGGCGCCGATGCTGCACATTCATCCAGTCACCCTGCTGGTATGCACTTATGCCGAAAGAGAGGGGGTCTCGACCGAGCTTTTGCTAAAACGGGTGCAGGAAGAGATCAATCTGTCGGAAGCGCCTTGGAAATCATCCAACTGA